The Neptunomonas concharum genomic interval TTGTGAACGCGGTTATTCAAGATCCAACCATTATTAAGAGTGATAAACGACTTTCTAAAACTCACCCCAAGCACGCATCACTGGCCTACATGGCCATCAGAAATATCGCTCGAAAAGATATTAATCAAGCTGTTGAGTTGTGGCTGACACTTCGCGATAAGCTCGCTTTCTCGACTGATCAAAAAGACCAGATGGATCACTATTTTGGTATGCGCTACGCTAAAGGCTATAGAAGTAACGCACAAGAGATGCTGGCTAAGCTAGACCCTGATTTCGGTTACCCTAAGCTCACTGAATGGCGTATTCGTTTAGCCCTCTCCCAGCAAGATTGGAAAGCAACATCACAGCTGATTACTAAACTCCCCGTAACACTCCAACAAGAGGGCCGTTGGCTCTATTGGCGTGAAACAGCAAAAAACCGCCAATCGCCAGGCGCTTACACACCCGACTATAGTCAGGTCGTTAAAGAGCGAAGCTTCTATGGATTTTTAGCATCCGAGCAATCGTCAGTACCTTTCTTTTTAAATCATCAACCTGCTGGCTTTTCTGATGAGCGTAAAAACACACTCAAAACACTGCCTGCATTACAGCGAATACGAGAACTTTTAGCGTTAGATTTAGAGTATGCCGCCCGTGTAGAGTGGCGATTTTTAACAAAGCAACTTAGCAAAGAAGATCAGCACGTCGTTGCCCATATCGCTAAAGACTGGCACTGGTACGACCAAGCCATTTGGGGAGCATCCCGCATAAAAGCATGGAATGATCTCGATATACGCTTCCCCAAGCCTCATCAATCACTCTTCACTGAGATGACTAAAGAGCGCGGTATTTACCGCACATGGGCTGTGGCTATAGCCCGCCAAGAAAGCGCATTCCGAGAAACAGCACGCTCAAGAGTCGGAGCCAGAGGGTTAATGCAGTTGATGCCTGCCACCGCAAAACAAACAGCTAAGAAGTTCGAGGTCAGTTACTCCCACCCTGATCAGCTCTATACACCGAAGACTAATATATCGTTAGGAACCGCTTATCTTGCCGATATGCTAAATACCTTTGAAGGTAACCGTGTTTACGCGACAGCGGCTTATAATGCAGGCCCTGGCCGAGTTAAACAGTGGTTAAAATCGCGCGGAGACCTTCCTCTGGATGCTTGGATAGAGACAATTCCTTTTGATGAAACACGTAATTATGTACAGAACGTTTTAGCCTTTAGCGTTATTTATGATGTTCTGGATAAGAAACCCGCTAGTTTATTTAATAAAACGGAGCTTGCGGCGTTGGCGATGACAGACAAACCAGCCAAAAAAACACCGGCTTACAATTAACCAGCATGATTGATATCGGCGCTAACTTAACTGACAAACGTTTTCATGCGGACTTGCCCGAGGTGATAGATCGTGCCAAAGCCGCTGGCTTGGGGCATATAATTGTAACGGGGACATCTATAAATAGTGCCAGATCTGCACAGTTGCTTTGCGATAAGTATCCTGAATACTTGAGCTGTACCGTCGGCGTACATCCTCATGATGCGAGTCACTTTGAGGAAAGGGACTATTCGGTGCTTAAGGAACTCGCTCAACACTCTGCCGTCGTAGCCAT includes:
- a CDS encoding transglycosylase SLT domain-containing protein produces the protein MLFKKKRFSLTILIGLSLLIPSTSVLASKAERELYIKARTAFEQKQDALADRLTTQLAAYPLVPYLQVRQIKRDIETLSTATISAFIKQHRDTPFADDVQTAHLDFLLKSSQSQAYLDAYQRLPLPGEYHQCQLANAELSLGRKKQAFERATQLWQSGNSVDKACDSLFETWMRAGNPSPSFALTRYWNAVEQKNFSLSRYIERFLGPEGKKQASFVNAVIQDPTIIKSDKRLSKTHPKHASLAYMAIRNIARKDINQAVELWLTLRDKLAFSTDQKDQMDHYFGMRYAKGYRSNAQEMLAKLDPDFGYPKLTEWRIRLALSQQDWKATSQLITKLPVTLQQEGRWLYWRETAKNRQSPGAYTPDYSQVVKERSFYGFLASEQSSVPFFLNHQPAGFSDERKNTLKTLPALQRIRELLALDLEYAARVEWRFLTKQLSKEDQHVVAHIAKDWHWYDQAIWGASRIKAWNDLDIRFPKPHQSLFTEMTKERGIYRTWAVAIARQESAFRETARSRVGARGLMQLMPATAKQTAKKFEVSYSHPDQLYTPKTNISLGTAYLADMLNTFEGNRVYATAAYNAGPGRVKQWLKSRGDLPLDAWIETIPFDETRNYVQNVLAFSVIYDVLDKKPASLFNKTELAALAMTDKPAKKTPAYN